The following coding sequences are from one Thamnophis elegans isolate rThaEle1 chromosome 5, rThaEle1.pri, whole genome shotgun sequence window:
- the LOC116508594 gene encoding pancreatic alpha-amylase-like, translated as MAKPGLPLLPCPCPGTKIQRPYSCLRPKIKESKRLLRNITICAKANMRNIVLLFLLLAFGLHWTQYKSGPKPVRTSIVHLFEWRWIDIALECETYLAQHGFAGVQVSPPNENLVIMNPWRPWWERYQPVSYKLCSRSGNESEFRDMVTRCNNVGVHIYVDAVFNHMLNSAAGSGNRGICNSYFNSERHDFPSVPYSRFDFNDPICKTPSGNIENYSDPIQVRYCRLYGLLDLSQWKDDVRSKIIHFLNHLIDLGVAGFRIDAAKHIRPEDINVILSKLNNLNARWFTKGSRPFIYQEVIDLGGEAIQSSEYFRNGRVTEFKYGMQLGTVLRKWNGQKMANLKSWGESWHMMPSNKAFVFVDNHDNQRGHGSGGSSILTFWNPRLYKMAVGFMLAHPYGFTRIMSSYWWPKDIQNGTDLNDWVGPPSNSDGSIKPVTIYANQTCGNGWICEHRWDEIRNMVIFRNIVYGEPITNWWDNDNNQVAFGRAGKGFVVFNNDDRNLSVILPTGLPAGAYCDVISGRKEGKTCTGIQIHVAANGMAHFQINYQAKHPFIAIHVEARL; from the exons ATGGCCAAGCCAGGCCTGCCTTTGCTCCCGTGTCCATGCCCAGGCACGAAAATCCAACGCCCTTATTCATGTTTAAGACCCAAGATCAAG GAAAGCAAAAGGCTACTGAGGAACATAACAATATGTGCCAAAGCGAACATGAGGAATATTGTGTTGCTGTTTCTCTTGCTAGCTTTTGGACTTCACTGGACCCAGTACAAGTCCGGTCCCAAACCTGTAAGGACCTCTATTGTCCATCTTTTTGAATGGCGCTGGATTGACATTGCTCTTGAATGTGAAACGTACTTAGCTCAACATGGATTTGCAGGTGTTCAG GTTTCTCCTCCAAATGAAAACCTTGTAATTATGAATCCCTGGAGACCATGGTGGGAGAGATACCAGCCGGTTAGTTACAAGTTATGTTCACGCTCTGGAAATGAAAGTGAGTTCAGAGATATGGTGACTAGATGCAACAATGTTGGA GTCCATATTTATGTGGATGCTGTATTCAACCATATGCTCAACTCCGCAGCTGGATCTGGCAACCGTGGAATCTGTAATAGCTATTTCAATTCGGAACGCCATGATTTTCCTTCTGTCCCATATTCGAGATTTGATTTTAATGATCCAATATGTAAAACGCCCAGTGGGAACATAGAAAACTACAGTGATCCTATTCAG GTGCGTTACTGCCGACTTTATGGACTCCTTGACCTTTCCCAGTGGAAAGACGATGTGCGTTCAAAAATAATACACTTCTTGAACCACTTGATTGACCTTGGCGTGGCAGGGTTCCGAATTGATGCTGCTAAGCACATAAGGCCCGAGGACATAAATGTTATTTTAAGCAAGCTAAATAACCTCAATGCCCGATGGTTCACCAAAGGTTCACGACCTTTCATCTATCAAGAg GTAATTGATTTGGGCGGTGAAGCCATCCAAAGCTCTGAATACTTCAGAAATGGCCGAGTGACTGAATTTAAATACGGCATGCAGTTGGGGACTGTCCTTCGCAAATGGAATGGACAAAAGATGGCGAATTTGAA GAGCTGGGGAGAAAGCTGGCACATGATGCCCTCTAATAAAGCCTTCGTCTTTGTTGATAATCACGACAACCAGAGGGGACATGGAAGTGGTGGGTCCTCCATTCTCACGTTTTGGAACCCTAG ACTTTATAAGATGGCAGTGGGTTTTATGCTCGCTCATCCCTATGGATTCACACGAATCATGTCGAGCTACTGGTGGCCTAAAGATATCCAGAATGGAACG gacTTGAATGATTGGGTTGGACCACCAAGCAATAGTGATGGATCCATTAAACCTGTGACAATTTATGCAAATCAAACTTGTGGCAATGGCTGGATCTGTGAACACCGTTGGGATGAAATTCG GAACATGGTGATATTCCGAAATATCGTCTATGGGGAGCCAATTACAAACTGGTGGGACAACGATAACAATCAGGTAGCATTTGGACGTGCTGGAAAAGGATTTGTTGTGTTTAATAATGATGACAG GAACTTGTCGGTAATCCTTCCAACTGGACTTCCTGCTGGGGCTTATTGTGATGTCATTTCAGGACGAAAGGAAGGCAAGACTTGTACAGGAATTCAAATCCATGTGGCGGCTAATGGCATGGCACATTTTCAGATTAATTACCAAGCAAAACATCCcttcattgcaattcatgttgAAGCCAGACTGTAA